In Alphaproteobacteria bacterium, a genomic segment contains:
- a CDS encoding GNAT family N-acetyltransferase: protein MLFIRPAALSEAEAIAKVHVQSWDETYQGMIPDHILADNKMEYRTPYWAHFLRNKPEKTELFVAEFWKGPNKGVVGFGLAGPEKVGLTEYNGEVQALYLMQSVIGQGIGKRLMKAMAKYLIQQDLTKVCVWAVFENDRARKFYAKMGGDHVSCRYLELPPSRIKEAAYGWDHASQILEIA from the coding sequence ATGCTGTTTATTCGACCAGCTGCATTGTCAGAGGCTGAGGCCATTGCAAAGGTCCATGTGCAATCTTGGGATGAAACCTATCAGGGCATGATTCCGGATCATATTTTGGCGGATAACAAGATGGAATATAGGACACCTTACTGGGCTCATTTTTTGCGCAACAAACCTGAGAAAACAGAATTGTTTGTTGCAGAATTCTGGAAAGGACCGAATAAAGGTGTTGTTGGTTTTGGTCTTGCGGGGCCAGAGAAAGTTGGTTTGACTGAATATAATGGAGAGGTTCAAGCACTTTATCTGATGCAATCTGTAATTGGTCAAGGGATTGGAAAAAGATTGATGAAGGCGATGGCCAAGTATTTGATTCAGCAAGATCTAACAAAGGTCTGTGTATGGGCTGTGTTTGAAAATGACAGAGCTCGGAAGTTTTATGCGAAAATGGGCGGAGATCATGTATCTTGTCGCTATCTGGAATTACCACCTTCTCGGATTAAAGAGGCTGCTTATGGATGGGATCATGCCTCACAAATTCTTGAGATTGCTTAG
- a CDS encoding leucine-rich repeat domain-containing protein, protein MTLLPIPHTQSEPVSATKIRTESPILYKEKPVHRKSQSTHESISPVDKSLFQRQVTGDEPFTPSDFLQPFFQDKGPLTLADAAKIICQYIADLAFMPLESVTKTLSNSGYQTDKAFFTHCVQFLESVKNLPEKDPNIDNKIMRSYEAYQNCLSLIERLQKDHLQFFMTDLTIVPPALGQRVSLTKLNLWYNHLTFLPESIGALINLTVLSFTINHFTQFPAMILRLQNLTTLSFNKNEIEKLPDNFGDLRCLQSLDCSENKLTNLPDSFCQLTKLRRLSINENKLESLPAQFGNLINLEVISLFKNKLTILPESFVQLESLEYLDLSYNVLVLLPEGMYQLTQLQSLSLNGNYLMEFDPRILELPALEMLLLYGYSLVSQLDFAIRQLKNFGDVFTEKHCQPPMPFDEENHISYFESVD, encoded by the coding sequence ATGACTTTACTACCCATTCCACATACTCAATCAGAACCAGTTTCTGCAACAAAAATCAGAACGGAAAGTCCTATTCTCTATAAGGAGAAACCCGTTCATCGAAAATCACAATCCACACATGAGAGCATCTCGCCTGTCGACAAATCTCTGTTTCAAAGACAAGTCACTGGAGATGAACCTTTTACACCTTCTGACTTTCTACAGCCTTTCTTTCAAGACAAAGGGCCGCTTACCCTTGCTGATGCAGCAAAAATTATTTGTCAATATATTGCAGATCTTGCATTCATGCCTCTTGAATCAGTCACAAAGACTCTCTCAAACTCAGGCTATCAAACAGACAAAGCCTTTTTTACTCATTGCGTCCAATTTCTTGAATCCGTCAAGAACTTGCCTGAAAAAGATCCAAATATTGATAACAAAATCATGCGTTCTTACGAAGCCTATCAAAATTGCTTATCCCTTATTGAGCGCCTTCAAAAGGACCATTTGCAATTTTTTATGACTGATCTCACAATTGTACCACCTGCCTTAGGACAACGCGTTAGCCTCACTAAATTAAACCTATGGTACAATCATCTTACTTTTCTTCCAGAGTCAATTGGGGCACTCATCAATCTTACCGTCTTAAGCTTTACGATAAACCACTTCACTCAATTTCCTGCTATGATCCTTAGACTACAAAATCTGACAACACTCAGTTTTAACAAAAATGAGATTGAAAAACTCCCTGATAATTTTGGCGATCTAAGATGCTTACAAAGCCTCGACTGTTCTGAAAATAAACTCACAAACTTGCCTGACTCTTTTTGCCAATTGACAAAATTGAGACGGCTTTCCATAAACGAAAACAAACTCGAATCCCTGCCCGCCCAATTTGGTAATCTAATAAATCTTGAGGTAATCTCACTCTTTAAAAACAAGCTCACGATTCTGCCTGAATCATTTGTACAACTTGAAAGCCTTGAGTATCTTGACCTTAGCTACAATGTGCTTGTCCTGCTTCCTGAAGGGATGTATCAACTCACTCAACTACAATCTCTCTCACTCAATGGCAATTATTTAATGGAGTTCGATCCCAGAATATTAGAACTCCCTGCACTAGAGATGCTCTTGCTTTACGGATACAGTCTTGTGAGCCAATTAGATTTCGCAATACGACAGCTCAAAAATTTTGGCGATGTCTTTACTGAAAAACACTGCCAACCTCCAATGCCGTTTGATGAGGAAAACCACATCTCCTATTTTGAATCAGTTGACTAA